Within Planococcus citri chromosome 2, ihPlaCitr1.1, whole genome shotgun sequence, the genomic segment GTTAATTCCTACACTCGAGGATGTTTTCAGATCCAAAAGGCGGAACAAAATGGAAATCACAGCTGGAAAAATCGGCCGATAAAGACCAGAGGAAAGACAGACAGAATCCACCAAATCGGTACTGTTCCTGTTCAAATCTAACGTGCAACTGTTGTAGAGATTTTTCACTGCCTGTTGTTCCAGTTAGTGGACCTGGTTTGTTAACGTAATTAAATCTAATTCATATTAACATTATTATACATTGTATGTACTTGAACTAATCCGGCACTCGTAACAAATATATAGATGGGTAACCTTCTGATGcctaaaaataagtaggtacctatatctatccAGTAGGTACAGTTTTTGATCAGAACACTCAAATTCCAAATCGTTTTCGACTTtccaaaaacattgaaaaatgaaatcaatatgAAATATATACTTACAAATTAATGGCATAGGCTGCCACATGCCACATACCATTTAATAATGAAAACGAATTTATCTACGATATACGTGATAATGTCATCGTGTCGTGATTATTCTCTATAAATGCTTCCATCGGAAGATACACGAGGCAATAATGCGTATTGTTTTTGAAGTTTACTTTCACTGGCAAGTGGCGATGCATTCTTCGTgtgtgtacatatttttactttCTTATATCAACACCAGTATCCAACATCCATTACATATTTAATTCGCTATcacattttaatgatttttatgtgacttcaaatataaattattttgtCCGAGACAGAAACGTTATACCTACATATGCGTATTTAGATACGTTAAATTTACGCACTGTGACTACCAGcatgaatttcataaaaatataacGGATTATTTTTATTAGCAAGCCGAACTTTAAAACTGTACCTACTGGTATAAATTAACATATAGGTACGTTATTTAGCATCttgatattttatttacatttttgggtaaaaaatttaCTCTCGAATTCACAAGTGTGTGTACCTTACCTTTCTTACCTATCTCACTCATGAGAACACCGCACATAAAACATTAGCCTAGAATTAATCAAGAGGTTGTCCACATTGACTGTATCTGAGAACATCTCGAACATTAAACGTCCTTAATGatgcgtaaaaattaaaacatgactataaaataattatttcaacttaTTGTTACTCGACATAAATTCTCGCAGTTTCATGAATTGTTCTTAGGTCTtgagaaaatgtgaaattttgagtaCCCACCTCTGTAGGCAAAACGTTTGAAttaaaaacagtgaaaaaaaaaaactgtcaaagaaAATGGATTGTGGTGCAATactagagtaggtacctataactgtTTTGTAATTCGTCTGATGACAGTTACGACGAAAATATAATCATTTGctaagtactaagtaggtatgGCGATTTGAACACTGGATGTGATTCATTGAACGAGATTCCGTTACAGTTTGAATGTcagatacctactcaaaatcAATCTGTGGCAGCGCATTTTATTAGTATTTATATTACGAATAAGAAGAGATGTGAGGAAAACAGAATTGTATATAAAATGATTCAATTATAGCCAAAAGGACATCTCAGTATTACGAATAGGTATAGGAAAATGAGACAGTCAAGTTAATCGGCTTCAGTTGATCCACAGCCCCTATTTGTATAGTGATGggtaaaatatgattttaaaagTCTGTCATGTGTCAATCTACACCTACTAGTGAgaagtgattttaaaatatttgtcaCCTTAATACcagttttcagcaattttcatttacctatacCGGCTTAACTAATCTGAAATCATTTGGTGAAGATATTTTACATCAGATTTCTTTATTTATTGTAGGATGTGCCGCCCTGAAGTACATCAAGGGCGACTCGATGCTGGTAACTATGAGCTTTGGAGATAGAATACTACAAAATGTTACAATATCAGGTGAGTTGAacgatataggtacttataattacttacctacctatttatcaaaatgaatCTATCTATCTACTCACCTTCATCGCAGATtctttttgatttcttcatctctaattcttgatttttttcataggtaaaAAACCACGACCAATTTGTATGGGATTACCGGGAGGTATATCCAAATTCTGCGGTAGAATTTACGGAATCTCCAGAGAGGGAGACCAAATGCGCGCCTGCCTCGGTCTTGAATTGCGTGCTTTAAACGATGTAGAAGCAGCTCTAAGAGTATCGTGTTTCAAATTTGGTCCTAAAGGCATAAACGTCGAACCAGGAAAACCAGTGCCCAGTGACgaagatgatgatgacgatgacgacgacgacgatgatttcGGATTACCAggtgacgacgatgacgatgatgatgatgacgacgacgaagacgatgaTGTATTTGGTTTGGAAGACGATGACGAAAATGAATCTGAAAACACGGTCGAGTCTGGTGAAACGGATTACACCGGATTTTCAGCGTTAAGCGACGATTTCCTGGATAGCTTTTTTGAATCGGATTCGCCGAATAAGaagataaaaaataacataaacgGAGTTCCTGTTAATTATCAACCTCAACAAATCGTCACCTCAAAACCAATTGCAACCACTGCAGCACCTGCGAAAAAAGCCAAACCATCGAAAGTAGTAACAACTAAATTTGTCCCATCAACTCCTTTCAAACCAGTAGGTACTGAGAAGCCTATCAGCCCACCGAATTTATCCTCGGATAAAGTCTACATTTCTCCGCCGTCTGATAAATTATACATGACGTCTTCGGAAAAATACTCCTCAACTTCTGATAAAATTGTAACCcctgaatttgagaaattagcCACTACGATGGATAAAGTTTATATTTCTCCATCACAGTACAAACCTACTGAACGTATACGTCCACAAACAATCAAACAATCTTTAGAAAGTTATATCCCAACTGTACCTCAATTATCGACTGAAAAAGTATACGCATCTCCTCAGCAAATCTCTACCGATAAAATATACACTAGTAGTTCGAGTCAACAACATACCACAGAAAGTAATTATATCTCTACGATGAGCGATAAAGAACAGAACACAATAAGCAATTATTACGTACCAACTACACAACAATTTCAATCCACTGAAAAAGTATACATACCGGTCAACCTGTCGACCCCGGATGGAGATTTCGAACCGGTCACTTCGACATCAGTGTCAGTCAGCGTAATGCAAGGTGATAgtacaaaaattgctaattCATCCACCGACAATATGGTTCAAATAGCTACGATTGAAAGCAGTGCTACAGAACCAACTCCTGATAATGAATATAACGAGGTAGATTCCGATACCAAAACCACAATTAGCGACAGACTAATGGAAGTGAATACCGTAAGTTCAACTTTAGGCTTAAAAATCGGTAATCGTCCAACGACGAAAGCTCCAGAAAAAGAAGACGACGATGACTCATTCGAAGACGTAGTCGATACCGCCGCTAGTGTTTTTGGCGTAGATGACGAAAGTAATACCAAGAAAAACGATTCGTCTTCCGATGATATAGATTTAGATGACGATTTAGACGATAGCGATGAAGACGTGGAGGAAAGCAACTCCAGTAACATTGCGATAGGCAATGAAAGCTCTAGTAATAACGACTACGctaatgacgacgacgacgatgatgaagaCGAATTTAGGAAATTCGATGACCATTCCAAGCAGCCTATCAGTGTGTCGTCTACCGCAGCTCCGCTTAAAAGCAGCGCTAGAACGCATAAACGTATGAATTTGCCGCCTTTATTCAATCAAAAACCGGAAACAGCTAATTCTTTCCTCAGTAGTGGCGGGCATTTATATAAAATAAGAATGTCGCCCATTCAAGAAACGCAAAATAATCCGCCTCGATTGGGTAGATTAAATTTATTAGTACCTGAAACAGATTCGAAAGTGAATcctttaaatattttcaatgtgTATCCGGGTCTTGGTAATGTTCCCTCGAGTGAAACGCAAAATCAAAGATTCGGTGTGGAACGAGAACAAGAACACAGAAGTAGTCGAAATCATAAACGTATGAGATTTCCGCCAGTTGAAAGTtccaatgatgaaaattcacaTTAAAACGTTACCCGTTGTACTTTCCAGCTATATTATTAATATGAAGTATGTAAagaaaaagtcatattttttatcattataatgcattttcatttttatttatttttagtatttatttttcttgtattCATCGTGTAAATGTagatataatttatttaaaatgttcgtgaactttcattcttttttaataaaataaaactgataattaattttgtatttcagggttttcagcattttcttttcaaagattgtaaaattcactttaaaaaattgaaacggtATAGTTGTTAGTGTCATGTCATTACAACATTATCTTCC encodes:
- the LOC135836632 gene encoding dentin sialophosphoprotein-like codes for the protein MKLSTVFELLLIFLIIAFAASKHVDPKGGTKWKSQLEKSADKDQRKDRQNPPNRYCSCSNLTCNCCRDFSLPVVPVSGPGCAALKYIKGDSMLVTMSFGDRILQNVTISGKKPRPICMGLPGGISKFCGRIYGISREGDQMRACLGLELRALNDVEAALRVSCFKFGPKGINVEPGKPVPSDEDDDDDDDDDDDFGLPGDDDDDDDDDDDEDDDVFGLEDDDENESENTVESGETDYTGFSALSDDFLDSFFESDSPNKKIKNNINGVPVNYQPQQIVTSKPIATTAAPAKKAKPSKVVTTKFVPSTPFKPVGTEKPISPPNLSSDKVYISPPSDKLYMTSSEKYSSTSDKIVTPEFEKLATTMDKVYISPSQYKPTERIRPQTIKQSLESYIPTVPQLSTEKVYASPQQISTDKIYTSSSSQQHTTESNYISTMSDKEQNTISNYYVPTTQQFQSTEKVYIPVNLSTPDGDFEPVTSTSVSVSVMQGDSTKIANSSTDNMVQIATIESSATEPTPDNEYNEVDSDTKTTISDRLMEVNTVSSTLGLKIGNRPTTKAPEKEDDDDSFEDVVDTAASVFGVDDESNTKKNDSSSDDIDLDDDLDDSDEDVEESNSSNIAIGNESSSNNDYANDDDDDDEDEFRKFDDHSKQPISVSSTAAPLKSSARTHKRMNLPPLFNQKPETANSFLSSGGHLYKIRMSPIQETQNNPPRLGRLNLLVPETDSKVNPLNIFNVYPGLGNVPSSETQNQRFGVEREQEHRSSRNHKRMRFPPVESSNDENSH